In Mycolicibacterium aubagnense, the DNA window CCACGCGGAACTGAAAGACAACTACCTCTACCGGATGGCCGGTGCGGTGCTGGGCATCTACGGCAACGTTGCGCAGGAGGCCATGTACCCGGTGATCGCGACCGACTCCACCGGGGCGCCGTTGACCGGCGCCAACAGCTACACCCTGCGGTTCGGGCCAGGGCAGCTGCCGCCGGTCAATTCGTTCTGGTCGATCACGATGTACGACATGCCCCAAAGCTTGCTGGTGGCCAACCCCATCAACCGGTACTTGATCAACTCGCCCATGCTGCCCAGCCTCATCCACGACCCCGACGGCGGCATCACGATCCACGTGCAGAATCAGTCGCCCGGCACCGGCAAGGAGGCCAACTGGCTGCCCGCGCCGAGCGGGCCGTTCCAGATGATCCTGCGCCTGTACTTGCCCAAAGAAGAAGGGCTCAACGGCAGCTGGAAGGCACCCCAAGCACTCAGAAGCTAGGCCAGCCGTCGCCTACCTGGCGGCGTCTCGTGCGGCTGACAGGGCGCGGTACCCGGATGTCAGGAGTTCGGCCATCCGGTCCTCGAGTTCGGCTGAATCGTCGTCGGCGGCGATGGTGGTCAAGTACATCGCCGCTCCTGCCGCCATGATCACCACGGCCCGCGCGTCCAACTCGGCACGATGCCGCTCCGCCTCGGTCTCGGCGCCGACGTCGTCGGCGAAAAGCTCCACCGCCGGACCGGTGAACCGGTTCCACAGCGATCTTCCCAGTGCGGGCTCTTCGACCAGGGCCAAGGTCAGGTCGGGCGCGGTCGCTTTCATCTCCGGGCGGTTGAACATCGCGCGGCTGCCCCGGACGACGAAATCGATCCAGCCGTAGACGTCTGTGCCGGCAAACGGTGTCAGGTCAGGTGCCAGGCCCATCACCGCGTCGATGACCAACGCCGCCTTCGACGGCCAGCGCCGCGTCAGGCTGGCACGGGTGACGCCTGAGCGTTGCGCGACCAGGCGCATGCTCAATTGCTGAAACCCGCCCTCCGACAACAACTCTCGTGTCGCGTCGAGCACACGGTCGTCGATGCTTCCGTCGCGCGGCCGACCGGGGCCTGACTGAGTGCTCACGTGTTCATCATCCAGCATCCGCGCCATGGGCAGTCGAACTGCCGCGATCCCGAGTTCCGGTGCGTCCGGACCACGCCGGCATTGACGCCGACCAGCAATTAGTGTACCACTGGATCACTAATTAAGGAGGTTGCTGGTGATCGCTCCCAAGGACGTCCCCCTGCGTCGTCTACCCGGGCATTTGCTGCACGCGGCAACCGG includes these proteins:
- a CDS encoding TetR/AcrR family transcriptional regulator; protein product: MLDDEHVSTQSGPGRPRDGSIDDRVLDATRELLSEGGFQQLSMRLVAQRSGVTRASLTRRWPSKAALVIDAVMGLAPDLTPFAGTDVYGWIDFVVRGSRAMFNRPEMKATAPDLTLALVEEPALGRSLWNRFTGPAVELFADDVGAETEAERHRAELDARAVVIMAAGAAMYLTTIAADDDSAELEDRMAELLTSGYRALSAARDAAR